The following proteins come from a genomic window of Pelmatolapia mariae isolate MD_Pm_ZW linkage group LG17, Pm_UMD_F_2, whole genome shotgun sequence:
- the usp18 gene encoding ubl carboxyl-terminal hydrolase 18 isoform X2: MGTRLSLRDGHGQQQHSGMRGLSNYCLSCCVNSLLQTFSATWEMAELLERWDAAGARGDARNVALHLKTVLEAMRGDLPQPAPHRDFLHCLDQNRFRLNVQHDADEVFLSILNFIHQQMDNRVLAGEIQDLYKISVETHLQCLKCNSIQTETSYMLSLPLYVKEDDNSLEGCMNSFFEHQELKGIDSCFCAHCGTKNPSRQGVKLLSLPRILCMNLKRFRNSRGSTHKLDCRVSFPETFDFSQSLQHVFSANFAQNECRYTLYAVVVHSGYAMFGHYTAYVRHRENKCWYYADDSHVQRTSWEEVQRTYGGRHSGTAYMLMYRRDSEEWRPQPELSG, from the exons atgggtacacggTTGTCATTaagagatggacatggtcagcaacaacactcag GGATGAGAGGCCTCTCCAACTATTGTCTATCATGCTGTGTGAACAGCTTGCTGCAGACTTTCTCTGCTACCTGGGAAATGGCAGAACTGCTAGAAAG GTGGGATGCAGCTGGTGCGAGAGGAGATGCTCGTAATGTCGCGCTGCATCTAAAGACAGTTCTTGAGGCCATGCGGGGTGACCTTCCTCAGCCCGCTCCACATCGTGACTTCCTCCACTGTCTGGACCAAAACCGCTTTCGAC TTAATGTGCAGCATGACGCAGATGAGGTGTTCCTCTCGATTCTCAACTTCATTCACCAGCAGATGGACAACAGAGTTCTG GCTGGGGAAATTCAGGATCTGTACAAGATTTCAGTGGAGACACACCTGCAGTGTTTAAAGTGCAACTCCATCCAAACCGAAACCAGCTACATGCTCAGCCTGCCGCTTTATGTAAAGGAGGATGACAACTCTTTG GAGGGCTGCATGAACTCCTTCTTTGAGCATCAGGAGCTCAAGGGCATAGACTCCTGCTTTTGTGCACACTGTGGAACTAAGAACCCATCCAGACAG GGTGTCAAACTCCTCTCACTGCCTCGTATCTTGTGCATGAACCTGAAGCGATTTCGGAACAGCCGCGGTTCCACCCACAAACTTGACTGCAGGGTTTCTTTCCCAGAAACCTTTGATTTCTCCCAGAGTCTCCAACATGTGTTCTCCGCAAATTTTGCACAG aaTGAGTGCAGGTACACCTTGTACGCAGTGGTCGTGCACTCTGGTTATGCAATGTTTGGGCACTATACTGCTTACGTCCGCCACAGGGAGAACAAGTGCTGGTACTATGCAGATGATAGCCACGTACAGCGG ACCTCCTGGGAAGAAGTGCAGAGAACATATGGAGGAAGACACAG TGGAACGGCGTACATGTTAATGTACAGAAGAGATTCAGAAGAATGGAGGCCACAGCCTGAACTTTCTGGCTGA
- the llph gene encoding protein LLP homolog: MAKSLRSKWKRKMRAEKRKKNAPKELNRLKQALTLDKKGEVVMTDMQEIATVVPAEKIKKQADVNMEEAEPDDGKMDMDSKRNKKTLLDEHGQYPAWMSQRQAKKMKGKRLGKKGGKGKKKKNVAW, translated from the exons atggcaaaaagccTTCGGAGTAAATGGAAGCGAAAGATGCGGGCagagaaaaggaagaagaacgCTCCAAAGGAGCTGAATCGTCTGAAACAAGCTCTGACCCTCGATAAGAAAGGAGAAGTCGTCATGACCGACATGCAGGAGATCGCCACAGTGGTGCCAGCTGAGAAGATAAAGAAGCAGGCCGATGTTAACATGGAGGAGGCAGAGCCTGATG atGGGAAGATGGACATGGACAGCAAGCGCAACAAGAAAACTCTTCTGGATGAACATGGACAGTATCCGGCGTGGATGAGCCAGCGGCAGGCCAAGAAAATGAAGGGCAAACGATTGGGAAAGAAAGGTGGCAagggcaagaagaagaagaatgttgCCTGGTAA
- the usp18 gene encoding ubl carboxyl-terminal hydrolase 18 isoform X1, translating into MSAGIWHFFSRLTLENHLFGMRGLSNYCLSCCVNSLLQTFSATWEMAELLERWDAAGARGDARNVALHLKTVLEAMRGDLPQPAPHRDFLHCLDQNRFRLNVQHDADEVFLSILNFIHQQMDNRVLAGEIQDLYKISVETHLQCLKCNSIQTETSYMLSLPLYVKEDDNSLEGCMNSFFEHQELKGIDSCFCAHCGTKNPSRQGVKLLSLPRILCMNLKRFRNSRGSTHKLDCRVSFPETFDFSQSLQHVFSANFAQNECRYTLYAVVVHSGYAMFGHYTAYVRHRENKCWYYADDSHVQRTSWEEVQRTYGGRHSGTAYMLMYRRDSEEWRPQPELSG; encoded by the exons ATGTCTGCTGGGATCTGGCATTTCTTTTCTAGACTTACTCTGGAGAATCACTTATTTG GGATGAGAGGCCTCTCCAACTATTGTCTATCATGCTGTGTGAACAGCTTGCTGCAGACTTTCTCTGCTACCTGGGAAATGGCAGAACTGCTAGAAAG GTGGGATGCAGCTGGTGCGAGAGGAGATGCTCGTAATGTCGCGCTGCATCTAAAGACAGTTCTTGAGGCCATGCGGGGTGACCTTCCTCAGCCCGCTCCACATCGTGACTTCCTCCACTGTCTGGACCAAAACCGCTTTCGAC TTAATGTGCAGCATGACGCAGATGAGGTGTTCCTCTCGATTCTCAACTTCATTCACCAGCAGATGGACAACAGAGTTCTG GCTGGGGAAATTCAGGATCTGTACAAGATTTCAGTGGAGACACACCTGCAGTGTTTAAAGTGCAACTCCATCCAAACCGAAACCAGCTACATGCTCAGCCTGCCGCTTTATGTAAAGGAGGATGACAACTCTTTG GAGGGCTGCATGAACTCCTTCTTTGAGCATCAGGAGCTCAAGGGCATAGACTCCTGCTTTTGTGCACACTGTGGAACTAAGAACCCATCCAGACAG GGTGTCAAACTCCTCTCACTGCCTCGTATCTTGTGCATGAACCTGAAGCGATTTCGGAACAGCCGCGGTTCCACCCACAAACTTGACTGCAGGGTTTCTTTCCCAGAAACCTTTGATTTCTCCCAGAGTCTCCAACATGTGTTCTCCGCAAATTTTGCACAG aaTGAGTGCAGGTACACCTTGTACGCAGTGGTCGTGCACTCTGGTTATGCAATGTTTGGGCACTATACTGCTTACGTCCGCCACAGGGAGAACAAGTGCTGGTACTATGCAGATGATAGCCACGTACAGCGG ACCTCCTGGGAAGAAGTGCAGAGAACATATGGAGGAAGACACAG TGGAACGGCGTACATGTTAATGTACAGAAGAGATTCAGAAGAATGGAGGCCACAGCCTGAACTTTCTGGCTGA
- the pex26 gene encoding peroxisome assembly protein 26: MNSFQAASPPLSAAVTQMFNTLESAAEQMMVHRDFQAAFDTCLRGLESLAALEPEDSRCAELKAGFCILGIQALAELNQWRDVLCWVLQQYEQEKIPAKIMQMCILLYSKVGEPAVMQEVTRAWLHYPSNSRATSFGTVAELYLLHVLVPLGEADEARELIRGEVFSSAFTEEHRQTALEIIEEKERQNQDPPLNPRMNGSSDITEHPVSSQGTLVHKLEAVIRFLYRKLLMIGSGSFSFRRIFLTAILLYMLFFRMDPALPSAFMWISKLLQLLKQMWNAMFAPYYQAVTQSKGL, encoded by the exons ATGAACAGCTTCCAGGCCGCCAGCCCTCCGCTCTCTGCTGCTGTGACCCAGATGTTCAACACGCTGGAGTCGGCTGCAGAACAAATGATGGTGCACAGAGACTTCCAAGCGGCTTTTGACACATGTCTCAGAGGTCTGGAGAGTCTCGCCGCCCTGGAGCCCGAGGACAGCAG ATGTGCAGAGCTCAAGGCTGGTTTCTGCATCTTAGGGAttcaggctctggctgagctCAATCAGTGGCGTGATGTCCTCTGCTGGGTCCTGCAACAGTATGAGCAGGAGAAAATACCAGCGAAGATCATGCAGATGTG TATACTTCTTTACTCCAAGGTGGGTGAGCCTGCTGTAATGCAGGAGGTGACCAGAGCCTGGTTACACTACCCGTCCAACAGCAGGGCAACTAGCTTCGGGACGGTCGCAGAGCTGTACCTGCTGCATGTCCTTGTGCCACTGGGAGAGGCAGACGAGGCTCGGGAGCTGATCAGAGGCGAGGTTTTTAGCAGCGCCTTCACAGaagaacacagacagacagcgcTGGAGATCATAGAAGAAAAAGAGCGACAAAATCAAGACCCTCCTCTAAATCCCAGAATGAATGGAAGCTCTGACATAACTGAACATCCTGTCTCATCCCAAG GTACTTTAGTCCATAAACTTGAGGCTGTGATCAGGTTTTTATACCGAAAACTCCTGATGATTGGCTCTGGCTCATTCTCTTTCCGGAGAATCTTTCTGACTGCCATCCTCCTCTACATGCTCTTTTTTCGGATGGATCCAG cTCTCCCGTCTGCGTTCATGTGGATTTCGAAACTTCTGCAGCTGCTCAAACAGATGTGGAACGCCATGTTTGCACCGTATTATCAGGCAGTCACTCAGAGCAAAGGACTGTAG